A genomic window from Candidatus Kouleothrix ribensis includes:
- a CDS encoding ABC transporter ATP-binding protein, protein MSQPNQEEDEILGKAYDGRLMRRLGVFIRPYWRRLAAAMVLLFGAALAELAPPYLVSAAIDGPIAGRNPAGLLPIFALYLLALIAAFACRYGQTYIMQATGQRIMVDIRLRIFSHIQSMSLSFFDRNPVGRLLTRLTNDVDALNEFLAQGMVALLGDSARLVLVVATMLLLNWRLALISFIMLPVMGVATIFFQRVMRAAFRAVRLRLATINAYLNEQITGILVTQLFNREERSRVRFDELSTSYRAAQFGVLTAFALFFPTVSFLGVAASVLLLNLGGGMVLGGLATIGLLVAFIQYTDQAFGPIRQIAENYNTLQSAMASSERIFRVLDTPADVTDPAEPQALPQPVRGALELRDVWFSYSQQPETNNTQSIAQLETQHAERNTPSADDWVLRGISLTIPAGQSVAVVGATGAGKTSLISLLARFYDIQRGTIMLDGIDTRTLRQAELRRHIAAVPQDPVCFSGTIMSNIRLHDQAISDEQVRHAAEVANAAPFIERLPGGYNYVVRERGSNLSVGQRQLLAFARAIAFNPEVLLILDEATSSVDTATEVLIQQALARLLHGRTSIVIAHRLSTVRHVDRIIVLHKGRVVEDGSHEQLLARRGYYHRLYQLQFAEQLDAKQS, encoded by the coding sequence ATGTCTCAGCCAAACCAAGAAGAGGACGAGATCCTGGGCAAGGCCTACGACGGCCGGCTGATGCGCCGGCTGGGTGTATTCATCCGGCCCTACTGGCGCCGGCTGGCAGCGGCCATGGTGCTGCTGTTCGGCGCGGCGCTGGCCGAGCTGGCCCCGCCCTACCTGGTGAGCGCCGCGATCGACGGGCCGATCGCCGGGCGCAACCCGGCCGGGCTGCTGCCGATCTTCGCGCTCTACCTGCTGGCGCTGATCGCGGCCTTCGCCTGCCGCTACGGCCAGACTTATATCATGCAGGCGACCGGGCAGCGGATCATGGTCGACATCCGGCTGCGCATCTTCAGCCATATCCAGAGCATGAGCCTGTCGTTCTTCGACCGCAACCCGGTTGGGCGGCTGCTCACGCGCCTGACCAACGATGTCGACGCGCTGAACGAATTCCTGGCGCAGGGCATGGTCGCGCTACTGGGCGATAGCGCCCGGCTGGTGCTGGTGGTGGCGACTATGCTGCTGCTAAACTGGCGGCTGGCACTGATCAGCTTCATCATGCTGCCGGTGATGGGCGTGGCCACTATCTTCTTCCAGCGGGTGATGCGCGCGGCCTTCCGGGCGGTGCGCCTGCGCCTGGCGACGATCAACGCCTACCTGAACGAGCAGATCACCGGCATCCTGGTGACCCAGCTATTCAACCGCGAGGAGCGCAGCCGCGTGCGCTTCGACGAGCTCAGCACCAGCTACCGCGCGGCCCAGTTTGGCGTGCTGACGGCCTTCGCGCTGTTCTTCCCAACCGTGAGCTTCCTGGGCGTGGCCGCCAGCGTGCTCCTGCTGAACCTGGGCGGCGGCATGGTGCTGGGCGGGCTGGCGACGATTGGCCTGCTGGTGGCGTTCATCCAGTACACCGACCAGGCCTTCGGCCCGATCCGCCAGATCGCCGAGAACTACAACACGCTCCAGAGCGCCATGGCCTCGTCGGAACGAATCTTCCGCGTGCTCGACACTCCCGCCGACGTAACCGACCCGGCCGAGCCGCAGGCGCTGCCCCAACCGGTGCGCGGCGCGCTCGAGCTGCGCGATGTGTGGTTCAGCTACAGCCAGCAGCCCGAGACGAACAACACGCAATCGATCGCACAACTCGAAACGCAACACGCCGAGCGCAACACGCCGAGCGCTGACGACTGGGTGCTGCGCGGGATCTCGCTGACGATCCCGGCCGGCCAGTCGGTGGCGGTAGTGGGCGCCACCGGCGCGGGCAAGACCTCGCTCATCAGCCTGCTGGCGCGCTTCTACGACATCCAGCGCGGCACGATCATGCTCGACGGCATCGACACGCGCACGCTGCGCCAGGCCGAGCTGCGCCGCCATATCGCCGCAGTGCCGCAGGACCCGGTGTGCTTCAGCGGGACGATTATGTCAAATATTCGCCTGCACGACCAGGCTATCAGCGACGAGCAGGTGCGCCATGCCGCCGAGGTGGCCAACGCCGCGCCGTTCATCGAGCGGCTGCCGGGCGGCTACAACTATGTGGTGCGCGAGCGCGGCTCGAACCTGTCGGTCGGGCAGCGCCAGCTCCTGGCGTTCGCGCGCGCGATTGCCTTCAACCCCGAGGTGCTGCTGATCCTCGACGAGGCCACCAGCAGCGTGGACACCGCGACCGAGGTGCTGATCCAGCAGGCCCTGGCGCGGCTGCTGCACGGCCGCACCAGCATTGTGATCGCGCACCGGCTCAGCACCGTCCGCCATGTCGACCGGATCATCGTGCTGCACAAGGGCCGCGTGGTCGAAGACGGCAGCCACGAGCAGCTGCTGGCCCGGCGTGGCTACTACCACCGGCTATACCAGCTTCAGTTCGCCGAGCAGCTCGACGCCAAGCAGAGCTAG
- a CDS encoding adenylate kinase encodes MDVILLGPPGAGKGTQALAIEQHVGLVHVSSGDLFRAAIKHGTPLGLQAQAYMQRGELVPDDLVIRMIIERITACDCAGGVLFDGFPRTEAQAQALDLALARTGRQINDVLFLNVPDDTLIKRMSGRQICGVCGAIHNLYFFPSRRAGICDHCGDLLYQRSDDTVATARRRLDVYFEQTRPLIEYYRRQRKLIEIDGLRPIESVTEAMLEALGALHPIERAA; translated from the coding sequence ATGGACGTTATACTGCTTGGCCCACCTGGCGCTGGAAAAGGTACCCAGGCGCTTGCGATTGAGCAGCACGTCGGCCTGGTGCATGTGTCGAGTGGCGATCTGTTTCGTGCGGCGATCAAGCATGGCACGCCATTGGGCCTACAGGCGCAGGCGTACATGCAGCGCGGCGAGCTAGTGCCCGACGATCTCGTGATCCGCATGATTATAGAGCGCATCACGGCCTGCGATTGTGCCGGCGGTGTGCTATTCGACGGCTTCCCGCGCACCGAGGCGCAGGCCCAGGCGCTCGATCTGGCGCTGGCGCGTACTGGCCGGCAGATCAACGATGTACTGTTCCTGAATGTGCCCGACGACACGCTGATCAAGCGCATGTCGGGCCGGCAGATCTGCGGCGTGTGCGGCGCGATCCATAACCTGTATTTCTTCCCATCGCGGCGGGCCGGCATCTGCGATCACTGTGGCGACTTACTGTACCAGCGCAGCGACGACACGGTTGCGACGGCCCGGCGCCGGCTGGATGTCTACTTCGAGCAGACACGGCCGCTGATCGAGTATTACCGTAGGCAGCGGAAGCTGATCGAGATCGATGGGCTGCGCCCGATCGAGAGTGTGACCGAGGCAATGCTCGAGGCGCTCGGCGCGCTACACCCGATCGAGCGCGCGGCCTAG
- a CDS encoding GNAT family N-acetyltransferase produces the protein MFMKFLPKVKRQQPGITTRTRRARTVRIRHIQPADAQLLLDLFGRISANTYYSRFMRPPAEQTASQRWPELVRLASVDAHTQVTLIATADEHGRPVAVGLAQLVRDQADPAAAELALLIRDDYQGEGVGSTLLDLLAQAAMVRGIRRLFANTLAENVAMRRIARQLGLPIDSQTSHGETTITISVLDS, from the coding sequence ATGTTTATGAAATTTCTACCAAAAGTAAAACGACAACAGCCAGGCATAACGACGCGCACCCGCCGCGCACGCACTGTGAGGATTCGCCATATTCAGCCCGCCGATGCCCAACTACTGCTCGATCTGTTCGGCCGGATCTCGGCAAACACGTATTATTCGCGGTTCATGCGCCCACCGGCCGAGCAAACTGCCAGCCAGCGCTGGCCCGAGCTGGTGCGGCTGGCCAGCGTCGATGCCCATACCCAGGTGACGCTGATCGCCACTGCCGACGAGCACGGCCGCCCGGTGGCAGTCGGGCTGGCGCAGCTAGTGCGCGATCAAGCCGACCCGGCAGCGGCCGAGCTGGCGCTGCTGATCCGCGACGACTACCAGGGCGAGGGGGTGGGCAGCACGCTACTCGATCTGCTGGCCCAGGCGGCGATGGTGCGCGGCATCCGCCGGCTATTCGCCAACACGCTGGCCGAGAACGTGGCGATGCGGCGGATCGCCCGGCAGCTGGGCCTGCCGATCGACAGCCAGACCTCGCACGGCGAGACGACGATCACGATCTCGGTGCTTGACTCATAG
- a CDS encoding alpha/beta hydrolase, with protein MKQFEWARTSGDGVQLHVQSWQPEAAPRAAITLVHGFGEHCGRYAHVAAALTAAGYALVTGDYRGHGRSQGPRGHTPSYEHLLDDLDGMVQASAQRFADLPQFLYGHSMGGNLTLNYVLRRRPRLAGVVATSPWLRLAFAPPRWRVMLGRAVDRIYPALIQDTGLDTEGLSRDPRVGAAYIADPLVHSKMSARLFTSVNSAGAWALEHAAEFALPLLLMHGSDDTITSAAASAEFAARLPGCSFKLWQGLRHEMHNEPEQQAVLATIVEWLHAHMPVSATPHL; from the coding sequence ATGAAGCAGTTTGAGTGGGCGCGCACAAGTGGCGATGGTGTGCAGCTCCATGTGCAGAGCTGGCAGCCCGAGGCCGCGCCGCGCGCGGCGATCACGCTGGTGCATGGCTTTGGCGAGCACTGCGGCCGCTACGCCCATGTTGCCGCCGCGCTCACGGCCGCCGGCTACGCGTTAGTGACCGGCGACTACCGTGGGCATGGGCGCTCGCAAGGGCCGCGCGGCCACACCCCTAGCTACGAACATCTGCTCGATGATCTCGACGGCATGGTGCAGGCCAGCGCGCAGCGCTTCGCCGATCTGCCGCAGTTTCTATACGGCCACAGTATGGGCGGCAACCTCACGCTCAACTATGTGCTGCGCCGGCGCCCGCGCCTGGCCGGCGTGGTGGCCACCAGCCCGTGGCTGCGGCTGGCCTTCGCGCCGCCGCGCTGGCGGGTGATGCTTGGCCGCGCGGTCGACCGGATCTACCCGGCGCTCATCCAGGATACCGGCCTCGATACCGAGGGCCTCTCGCGCGATCCGCGGGTTGGTGCGGCGTATATTGCCGACCCGCTGGTGCATAGCAAGATGTCGGCGCGCCTTTTCACCAGTGTCAACAGCGCCGGCGCGTGGGCGCTCGAGCACGCCGCCGAGTTCGCGCTGCCGCTGCTGCTGATGCACGGCAGCGACGATACGATCACCTCGGCTGCGGCCAGCGCCGAGTTCGCGGCGCGCCTGCCCGGCTGCAGCTTCAAGCTCTGGCAGGGCCTGCGCCACGAGATGCATAACGAACCCGAGCAGCAGGCCGTGCTGGCCACAATCGTCGAGTGGCTGCACGCGCACATGCCGGTGAGTGCCACCCCCCACCTATGA
- a CDS encoding thiamine pyrophosphate-binding protein: MHGGDLIARVLAAQGTRFLFTLCGGHISPILAGCKQRGIRVIDTRHEATAVFAADAVARLTGRPGVAAVTAGPGLTNTITAVKNAQIAQSPIVLLGGAAPTVLKGRGALQDIDQLALMRPHVKWATAARRVADLVPAVEHAFHAAQHGVPGPVFVECPIDLLYDQATVRALYGAGTGGRTLADRAVKLYLRARVGRIFAGAEQVRVSQAILPTPAQPDPTLVQRVAAQLRRAERPVLLVGSQAMLATHAAPDLAHALEQIGAPTYLSGMARGLLGAHHPLQLRHKRREALRAADFVLLAGVPCDFRLDYGRQIGRGACYVAANRSPRDLRLNRRPTIGVPGDPALFLCALAGALAGDQRAAHGGAWLAELRTRDDSRDAEIARQAQAPSDKINPVQLCRTIEAAHDPGAIVVGDGGDFVATASYIVRPGGPLRWLDPGAFGTLGVGAGFALGAKLCRPDLEVWALFGDGALGYSLAEFDTCARHGVPIIAVVGNDAGWTQIAREQVAMLHDDVGTVLGYTDYHRAAEALGAAGLLLDDPEQAGAVLAQARSIAAGGRPVLVNALLGKTDFRKGSISM; the protein is encoded by the coding sequence ATGCACGGCGGTGATCTGATCGCACGTGTCCTGGCGGCGCAGGGCACCCGCTTCCTGTTTACGCTCTGCGGCGGGCATATCTCGCCGATCCTGGCCGGCTGCAAGCAGCGCGGCATCCGCGTGATCGACACGCGCCACGAGGCCACCGCCGTGTTCGCGGCCGACGCGGTCGCACGCCTGACCGGCCGCCCTGGTGTGGCCGCCGTCACCGCCGGGCCGGGCCTGACCAACACAATCACCGCCGTTAAAAACGCGCAGATCGCGCAGTCGCCGATCGTACTGCTGGGCGGCGCCGCGCCAACCGTGCTGAAGGGCCGCGGCGCGCTCCAGGATATCGATCAGCTGGCGTTGATGCGGCCGCATGTGAAGTGGGCCACCGCCGCGCGCCGCGTGGCCGATCTTGTACCGGCGGTCGAGCATGCCTTCCACGCGGCTCAGCACGGCGTGCCTGGCCCGGTGTTCGTCGAGTGCCCGATCGACCTGCTGTACGATCAGGCAACCGTGCGCGCGCTCTACGGCGCCGGCACTGGTGGGCGCACCCTAGCCGACCGTGCGGTGAAGCTGTATCTGCGCGCGCGCGTCGGCCGGATCTTCGCGGGCGCCGAGCAGGTGCGCGTGTCGCAGGCAATCCTACCCACCCCGGCCCAGCCCGACCCGACCCTGGTGCAGCGTGTGGCCGCGCAGCTGCGGCGCGCCGAGCGCCCAGTGCTACTGGTGGGCAGCCAGGCCATGCTGGCCACGCACGCGGCCCCCGATCTGGCCCACGCGCTCGAACAGATCGGCGCGCCAACCTACCTCTCGGGTATGGCCCGCGGGCTACTAGGCGCGCACCACCCGCTCCAGCTGCGCCACAAGCGCCGCGAGGCACTGCGCGCGGCCGATTTCGTGCTGCTGGCGGGCGTGCCGTGCGACTTCCGGCTCGACTACGGGCGCCAGATTGGGCGCGGCGCCTGTTATGTAGCCGCCAACCGCAGCCCGCGCGACCTGCGACTGAACCGCCGGCCCACAATCGGCGTGCCGGGCGACCCGGCGCTATTCCTGTGCGCGCTGGCCGGCGCACTGGCGGGCGATCAACGCGCGGCGCACGGCGGTGCCTGGCTGGCCGAGCTACGTACGCGCGACGACTCGCGCGACGCCGAGATCGCCCGCCAGGCCCAGGCGCCCAGCGACAAGATCAACCCGGTGCAGCTGTGCCGCACGATCGAGGCCGCGCACGACCCCGGCGCGATCGTGGTTGGCGACGGCGGCGACTTCGTGGCGACTGCCTCGTACATTGTGCGGCCGGGCGGGCCGCTGCGCTGGCTCGACCCTGGCGCATTCGGCACGCTGGGGGTAGGCGCCGGCTTCGCGCTAGGCGCCAAGCTGTGCCGGCCCGACCTGGAGGTGTGGGCGCTGTTCGGCGACGGCGCGCTGGGCTACAGCCTGGCCGAGTTCGACACCTGCGCGCGCCACGGCGTGCCGATCATCGCAGTGGTGGGCAACGATGCCGGCTGGACCCAGATCGCCCGCGAGCAGGTGGCCATGCTGCACGACGATGTGGGCACGGTGCTGGGCTATACCGACTATCACCGCGCCGCCGAGGCGCTGGGCGCGGCCGGCCTGCTGCTCGACGACCCCGAGCAGGCCGGCGCGGTGCTTGCGCAGGCCCGCTCGATCGCGGCAGGCGGCCGCCCGGTGCTGGTGAATGCACTGCTCGGCAAGACCGACTTTCGGAAGGGGTCGATCTCGATGTGA
- the pruA gene encoding L-glutamate gamma-semialdehyde dehydrogenase → MALSEFRNEPFTDFSMPENIAAMEQALAAVRAEFGKHYPLIIGGERVSTEKTIDSLNPARPSEVVGRVSSASVGQANRAIEVANAAFASWRKVPAAQRAEYVFKAAAELRRRKFEMAAVMVYEVSKSWAEADGDIAEAIDFCEFYAREMLRLAGPQKVYALPGEDDRLEYVPLGAGVAIPPWNFPCAIMVGLVVAPVVAGNTIVLKPASTAPIIAAKFMEVLDTVGLPAGVVNFLPGPGGSVGDALVDHALTRFIAFTGSKEIGLRIFERAAKHQPGQKWLKRTVLEMGGKDTIVVDETADLAAAAEGIVASAFGFQGQKCSACSRVVAVERIYDELLDRVVERAGGLTVGDPTERSTYMGAVIDDKSRDKIRSYIDAGHQEGRLALGGEAQTEGGYFVQPTIFADIPPGGKLSQEEIFGPVLAFIKASDYDQALEIANNTEFGLTGGVYSQDRGRLERARADFHVGNLYLNRKITGAMVGAHPFGGFNMSGTDSKTGGPDYLLLYLQGKSIAEKVG, encoded by the coding sequence ATGGCGCTGTCCGAGTTTCGTAACGAGCCGTTTACCGACTTCAGCATGCCCGAGAATATCGCCGCGATGGAGCAGGCGTTAGCGGCCGTCAGGGCCGAGTTCGGCAAGCACTACCCGCTGATCATCGGCGGCGAGCGCGTCAGCACCGAGAAGACAATCGACTCGCTCAACCCGGCCCGGCCCAGCGAGGTAGTTGGCCGCGTGTCGAGCGCCAGTGTCGGCCAGGCCAACCGCGCGATCGAAGTCGCGAATGCGGCGTTCGCAAGCTGGCGCAAAGTGCCGGCTGCGCAGCGCGCCGAGTATGTGTTCAAAGCGGCAGCCGAGCTGCGCCGGCGCAAGTTCGAGATGGCGGCTGTCATGGTCTACGAGGTCAGCAAGAGCTGGGCCGAGGCCGATGGCGATATCGCCGAGGCGATCGATTTCTGCGAGTTCTACGCGCGCGAGATGCTGCGCCTGGCCGGCCCGCAAAAGGTTTACGCGCTGCCGGGCGAAGACGATCGGTTGGAGTATGTGCCGCTGGGCGCCGGTGTGGCCATTCCGCCCTGGAACTTCCCCTGCGCGATTATGGTCGGGCTGGTGGTGGCGCCGGTGGTGGCCGGCAACACAATCGTGCTCAAGCCGGCCTCGACTGCGCCGATCATCGCGGCCAAGTTCATGGAAGTGCTCGATACAGTCGGCCTGCCGGCCGGCGTGGTCAACTTCCTGCCCGGCCCCGGCGGCAGCGTTGGCGATGCGCTGGTCGATCACGCGCTGACACGCTTCATTGCGTTTACTGGCTCGAAAGAGATCGGCCTGCGCATCTTCGAGCGTGCCGCGAAGCATCAGCCGGGCCAGAAGTGGCTCAAGCGCACCGTGCTCGAGATGGGCGGCAAAGATACGATCGTGGTCGATGAGACGGCCGACCTGGCGGCGGCGGCCGAGGGCATTGTCGCGTCGGCGTTCGGCTTCCAGGGCCAGAAGTGTTCGGCCTGCTCGCGGGTTGTGGCAGTCGAGCGGATCTACGACGAACTGCTCGACCGCGTGGTCGAGCGTGCCGGCGGCCTGACCGTCGGCGACCCGACCGAGCGCAGCACGTATATGGGCGCGGTGATCGATGATAAGTCGCGCGATAAGATCCGCAGCTACATCGACGCAGGCCATCAGGAAGGCCGGCTGGCGCTCGGCGGCGAGGCTCAGACTGAGGGCGGCTACTTTGTGCAGCCGACGATCTTTGCCGACATCCCACCCGGCGGCAAGCTCTCGCAGGAAGAGATTTTCGGCCCGGTGTTGGCGTTTATCAAGGCCAGCGACTACGACCAGGCGCTAGAGATTGCCAACAACACCGAGTTCGGCCTGACCGGCGGGGTGTACTCGCAGGATCGTGGCCGGCTAGAGCGCGCGCGCGCCGATTTTCATGTGGGCAACCTGTACCTGAACCGCAAAATCACCGGCGCGATGGTCGGTGCGCATCCCTTCGGCGGCTTCAATATGTCGGGCACCGATTCAAAGACCGGCGGGCCGGATTACCTGCTGCTGTATTTGCAGGGTAAGAGTATTGCCGAGAAGGTTGGCTAG
- a CDS encoding EVE domain-containing protein, whose protein sequence is MRQYWLLKTEPEHYAYADLERDGTTVWDGVSNNAALLHLRAMRPGDQALIYHTGDERQAVGVAEITSAPYADPQLADSRLVVVDVRPLRRLARPVPLAAVKADSWFADFALVRQGRLSVVPVSPAQWARLLALAGAGDGETGCEGDTEMGRRSDHRV, encoded by the coding sequence ATGCGCCAATACTGGCTTCTCAAGACCGAACCCGAGCACTATGCCTATGCCGATCTCGAGCGCGATGGCACAACCGTGTGGGATGGGGTTAGCAACAATGCCGCGCTCTTGCATCTCCGCGCCATGCGGCCGGGCGACCAGGCGCTGATCTATCATACCGGCGACGAGCGCCAGGCGGTTGGGGTGGCCGAGATCACCAGTGCGCCATACGCCGACCCGCAGCTCGCCGACTCGCGGCTGGTAGTGGTGGATGTGCGCCCGCTGCGCCGGCTGGCCCGCCCGGTGCCGCTGGCCGCTGTCAAGGCCGACAGCTGGTTCGCCGATTTTGCCCTGGTGCGCCAGGGCCGCCTCTCGGTGGTGCCGGTGTCGCCTGCGCAGTGGGCGCGGCTGCTTGCGCTGGCTGGGGCGGGAGATGGGGAGACCGGGTGCGAGGGTGACACGGAGATGGGGAGACGAAGCGATCATCGGGTCTGA
- a CDS encoding polymer-forming cytoskeletal protein, with product MFGRRNPDRPLDQHVPALKSDLDLDMLDDLPEIPAPAPSPAAVPAPAATAVFGTPTGLLREPEPAVVLPEPQAGTITQQLPALEFESTFAQVREQIWPAPAAVSVPTTVLGLHDLPGELPELPEIETPAMPDLALPLVAPASSGGDTEPDQSWAAPSDPSPLEAAPAPSAITAPPAALEASPPPAPEPLAPEPAAAPEPPALEPPAPEPAAALEASPPPAAPTRVRTVAESVIGPDDFFDGHYRSERGVRIQGNARGSIESRQYIHVEDSAQVEADLAAEEITIAGNFTGKITCRGRLEITSTGVVQGQIETATLVVYEGGTLEGELHMRKPA from the coding sequence ATGTTTGGACGCCGCAACCCCGATCGGCCGCTCGATCAGCATGTGCCAGCGTTGAAGAGCGACCTTGATCTTGACATGCTCGATGATCTGCCCGAGATTCCGGCGCCGGCACCTTCCCCCGCGGCTGTGCCGGCACCTGCAGCCACGGCGGTGTTTGGTACGCCCACCGGGCTGCTGCGCGAGCCGGAGCCTGCGGTAGTGCTGCCCGAGCCGCAGGCCGGCACGATCACCCAGCAGCTGCCCGCGCTCGAGTTCGAGTCGACATTTGCGCAAGTGCGCGAGCAGATCTGGCCGGCCCCGGCCGCTGTGAGTGTGCCGACGACTGTGCTCGGCCTGCACGATTTGCCAGGCGAGCTGCCCGAGCTGCCCGAGATCGAGACGCCGGCCATGCCCGATCTGGCCCTGCCGCTGGTGGCCCCCGCGAGTAGCGGCGGCGACACCGAGCCGGATCAATCCTGGGCGGCGCCGAGCGACCCCTCGCCGCTTGAGGCTGCGCCTGCGCCTAGCGCGATCACCGCACCCCCGGCCGCGCTCGAAGCCAGCCCGCCGCCCGCGCCAGAGCCACTCGCGCCAGAGCCGGCCGCCGCGCCAGAGCCGCCCGCGCTAGAACCGCCCGCGCCAGAGCCGGCCGCCGCGCTCGAAGCCAGCCCGCCGCCCGCAGCGCCCACGCGGGTACGCACCGTAGCCGAGAGCGTGATCGGGCCCGACGACTTCTTCGACGGCCACTACCGCTCCGAGCGCGGCGTACGCATCCAGGGCAACGCCCGCGGATCGATCGAGTCGCGCCAGTACATCCATGTCGAAGATAGCGCACAGGTCGAGGCCGATCTGGCCGCCGAGGAGATCACGATCGCCGGGAACTTCACCGGCAAGATCACCTGCCGCGGCCGGCTCGAGATCACCAGCACCGGCGTCGTGCAGGGCCAAATCGAAACCGCCACGCTGGTAGTGTACGAGGGCGGCACGCTCGAAGGCGAGCTGCACATGCGCAAGCCGGCCTAG
- a CDS encoding thiamine ABC transporter substrate-binding protein yields the protein MNRRVRAVLLLGLLLAACGGQPGAVAPTSDLAAPTAAGVPGAAATPGAIRTLTIMTHDSFSVSADVLKAFEQQNHATVQVLKSGDAGQALNKAVLSKASPLADLFFGVDNTLLTRALKAGIFEPYAAPALSAVPATYRLDPSNSLLPIDYGYVSINYDKAYLAQNGLAPPTTLADLTKPEWKGKLVVENAATSSPGLAFMLATIGQFGTSGSYTWLDYWSDLRNNDVLVVDGWSDAYYTQFSGSSGKGPRPLVVSYASSPPAEVFFSEGKLTDAPTAVMPAGSFLQIEFAGILKGSPNRDLAERLIDFMLSKQFQEDMPLQMFVYPVIPNTPLPTIYTKFALVPDQPISLAPDQIDQNREQWLDAWTKAVLR from the coding sequence ATGAACCGACGAGTGAGAGCAGTGCTGCTGCTGGGGCTGCTGCTGGCGGCCTGCGGCGGCCAGCCAGGCGCAGTTGCGCCCACCAGCGACCTGGCTGCGCCCACCGCTGCCGGCGTTCCTGGCGCCGCAGCCACGCCTGGCGCGATCCGCACGCTGACGATCATGACCCACGACAGCTTCAGCGTCAGCGCCGATGTGCTCAAGGCCTTCGAGCAGCAGAACCACGCCACCGTGCAGGTGCTCAAATCCGGCGACGCCGGCCAGGCCCTGAACAAGGCCGTGCTCAGCAAAGCCAGCCCGCTGGCCGATCTGTTCTTCGGCGTCGACAACACGCTGCTCACGCGTGCGCTCAAGGCCGGGATCTTCGAGCCATACGCCGCCCCGGCGCTGAGCGCGGTGCCGGCAACCTACCGGCTCGACCCGAGCAACAGCCTGCTGCCGATCGACTACGGCTACGTGTCGATCAACTACGACAAGGCCTACCTGGCGCAGAATGGCCTGGCGCCGCCAACGACGCTTGCCGACCTGACCAAGCCCGAGTGGAAGGGCAAGCTGGTGGTCGAAAACGCCGCAACCTCGTCGCCAGGCCTGGCGTTCATGCTCGCGACGATCGGCCAATTCGGCACCAGCGGCAGCTACACCTGGCTCGACTACTGGAGCGACCTGCGCAACAACGATGTGCTGGTGGTCGATGGCTGGAGCGACGCGTACTACACGCAGTTCAGCGGCTCGAGCGGCAAAGGCCCGCGCCCGCTGGTGGTTTCGTACGCCAGCAGCCCACCGGCCGAAGTGTTCTTCAGCGAGGGCAAGCTCACCGACGCGCCGACCGCAGTAATGCCGGCCGGCAGCTTCTTGCAGATCGAGTTTGCCGGCATTCTCAAGGGTAGCCCCAACCGCGACCTGGCCGAGCGCCTGATCGACTTTATGCTCAGCAAGCAGTTTCAGGAAGACATGCCGCTCCAGATGTTCGTCTACCCGGTGATACCCAACACACCGCTGCCCACAATCTACACCAAGTTCGCGCTGGTGCCCGATCAGCCGATCAGCCTGGCGCCCGATCAGATCGACCAGAACCGCGAGCAGTGGCTCGATGCCTGGACGAAGGCAGTGCTGCGGTAG
- a CDS encoding DUF1444 family protein — MSNGHGDHHKPAQGNGAAPPMNPEQFAAYMEARLSLYDEIELLDRAGMELRLRANGADVTADLSSFYSSYARDPGQIDVVFETFVRAMLGIVPDRSTSDYAALAGSIYPMIKPLEMLVEVRERRLPMLAYREFLSDLMIAYVIDEGHSVAYINEDHLERWEVSVQDLHQRAIENLRSRTAEKVTYTSVGAGEQRLFIFSSGDGYDASRLLLSDILAGWAREIPGNLVIGIPNRDFLIAFSDANPEILRAVAAQVQADSAQRQYGLTDQLFTLVTGAVKEYSWE, encoded by the coding sequence ATGAGCAACGGGCATGGCGATCACCACAAACCCGCCCAGGGCAACGGCGCCGCGCCGCCGATGAACCCCGAGCAGTTCGCGGCGTATATGGAAGCGCGCCTGTCGCTCTACGACGAGATCGAGCTGCTCGACCGCGCCGGCATGGAGCTGCGGCTGCGTGCCAATGGCGCCGACGTGACTGCCGACCTGAGCAGCTTCTACAGCTCGTATGCGCGCGACCCCGGCCAGATCGACGTGGTGTTCGAGACCTTCGTGCGCGCCATGCTCGGGATTGTGCCCGACCGCAGCACCAGCGATTATGCTGCGCTGGCCGGCTCGATCTACCCCATGATCAAGCCGCTCGAGATGCTGGTCGAGGTGCGCGAGCGGCGCCTGCCGATGCTGGCCTACCGCGAGTTCTTGTCCGACCTGATGATCGCTTATGTGATCGACGAGGGCCATAGCGTCGCGTATATCAACGAAGACCACCTCGAGCGCTGGGAGGTGAGTGTGCAGGATCTGCACCAGCGCGCGATCGAGAACCTGCGCAGCCGCACCGCCGAAAAAGTCACGTACACCAGTGTCGGGGCCGGCGAGCAGCGCCTGTTCATCTTCAGCAGCGGCGATGGCTACGATGCGTCGCGGCTATTGTTGTCCGACATCCTGGCCGGCTGGGCGCGCGAGATTCCGGGCAACCTGGTGATCGGCATCCCCAATCGCGATTTCTTGATCGCGTTCAGCGATGCCAACCCCGAGATTCTGCGTGCGGTGGCGGCGCAGGTTCAGGCCGACTCGGCGCAGCGCCAGTATGGATTGACCGATCAGCTGTTTACGCTTGTTACAGGCGCTGTGAAGGAATATAGCTGGGAGTAA